In a single window of the Papaver somniferum cultivar HN1 chromosome 8, ASM357369v1, whole genome shotgun sequence genome:
- the LOC113302663 gene encoding probable carboxylesterase 11, with product MPSVTVKLYSVFFKFLLKHRLQNRTQTQLDDNQFGITSRPEESVVAANPSFTEGVATKDIHIDTLTSLSVRIFLPETSLSVPHGGFDPLSKSQQSRSRVNKTSGSSPENGSLSSSPLSVNPKLDHIEHPLRRNSYGPSEISKTSSTHHVNEEIRRSSIGGRIDSEVGLHMKQDSVGGYRGYSPLLDSKNQICRKLPVILQFHGGGFVSGSNDSVANDYFCRRVAKLCDVIVIAVGYRLAPENRYPAAFEDGLKVLNWLGKQANLAECSKSLTTRSGSDVHRHIVDTFGASMVEPWLAAHGDPSRCVLLGVSCGANIADYVARKAVESGKLLDPVKVVAQVLMYPFFIGSVPTHSEIKLANSYFYDKAMCILAWKLFLSEEDFSLDHPAANPLIPGREPPLRFMPPTLTVVAEHDWMRDRAIAYSEELRKVNVDAPVLEYKDAVHEFATLDMLLKTPQAQACAEDIAIWVKKYISLRGHEFSY from the exons ATGCCAAGCGTGACTGTAAAACTATACAGTGTATTCTTCAAATTCTTATTAAAACATCGATTACAAAATCGAACGCAAACACAACTCGATGATAATCAATTTGGGATAACATCAAGACCTGAAGAATCTGTTGTTGCTGCTAATCCATCATTTACAGAGGGTGTTGCTACTAAAGATATTCACATTGATACATTAACATCTTTATCTGTAAGAATATTTCTCCCTGAAACTTCACTTTCTGTTCCTCATGGTGGCTTTGATCCTTTGTCTAAATCTCAACAATCCAGGTCCagagttaataaaacttctggatCATCACCTGAGAATGGATCTCTATCTTCATCACCTTTGTCGGTGAACCCTAAATTAGATCATATTGAACATCCGCTTCGTAGGAATAGTTATGGTCCATCTGAGATATCCAAAACATCCTCTACTCATCATGTTAATGAGGAGATTCGACGGAGTAGTATTGGGGGAAGGATTGATTCTGAAGTTGGGTTACATATGAAACAAGATTCTGTTGGTGGTTATAGAGGTTATTCACCGTTACTTGATAGTAAGAATCAGATCTGTAGGAAATTACCAGTGATATTACAGTTTCATGGAGGTGGGTTTGTATCAGGGAGTAATGATTCAGTAGCCAACGATTATTTTTGTAGAAGGGTTGCAAAATTGTGTGATGTAATTGTTATTGCTGTTGGCTATAGACTTGCACCAGAGAATCGGTATCCAGCGGCTTTTGAAGATGGGTTAAAGGTATTGAATTGGTTAGGGAAACAAGCCAATTTGGCGGAATGTAGTAAATCGTTAACAACACGTAGTGGATCAGATGTTCATCGGCATATTGTAGATACATTTGGTGCGTctatggtggaaccttggttggctgCTCATGGTGATCCATCCAG GTGTGTTCTTCTGGGTGTTAGCTGTGGTGCAAATATTGCAGACTATGTGGCACGGAAGGCAGTTGAGTCAGGCAAGCTTTTAGATCCTGTCAAAGTTGTGGCACAAGTTTTGATGTACCCATTTTTCATTGGGAGTGTACCCACACATTCAGAGATCAAGCTAGCAAATTCCTACTTCTACGATAAAGCCATGTGCATACTGGCATGGAAGCTCTTCTTATCTGAGGAGGATTTCAGCCTGGATCATCCAGCCGCAAACCCGCTCATCCCTGGGAGGGAGCCTCCACTAAGGTTCATGCCCCCGACATTGACTGTGGTGGCAGAGCATGATTGGATGCGAGATCGTGCTATCGCATATTCTGAGGAACTCCGGAAGGTAAATGTAGATGCTCCTGTCCTTGAATACAAAGATGCAGTGCATGAGTTTGCTACCCTAGACATGCTCCTCAAGACACCACAGGCTCAGGCTTGTGCAGAAGACATTGCTATATGGGTCAAGAAGTATATCTCGCTTCGAGGCCACGAGTTCTCATATTAA